The nucleotide sequence AAACAGCTGGCACTATGTTTGTCCGAATAAACTTGTTATTTACCCAATCTTTGTTAATTGAAACGCTCTTTTCAAATAGTTGGTAGTTTTGTAGCGTAAATTGTCATAACTTCATACTTTCGAGGTGAATTGCGACAATTGGAAAATAGAGCATGTGCTTCATGTATAAATCATCCTTTATTGATAATATGTAGAAATCATGATGTGAGAGGAGTTAGTGATGAGAAATTATTTACTTAGCAAATGCTTACTCTTTTTTGTAGCAGCGAGTTTTCTATTTGTTCCCGCAAACGTCCATGCGCACGGCCTTTTAACAAATGGCAATCAAGGATATGAGGTTTCGGCTCTGCAAGAAAAACTAAAAAAAATGGGCTTTTTCTACGGACCAGTGACCGGTTATTTCGGTGCCATTACAGAACGAGCGGTGGCAGATTTTCAGTACAAAACGAACCTTTCCTCTGACGGAGTAGCAGGTCCTGCAACCTTTTTGATGCTAAATGACATAGAACAGATGGCCCGTGTTGTTCATGGTGAGGCACGAGGTGAATCATACATAGGTAAAGTTGCGGTAGCTGCGGTTATCTTAAATCGTTTAGACGATCCCGCATTTCCAAACCAAATCGGTGATGTCATCCATCAGACGAATGCCTTTACAGCCGTTCATGATGGTCAATACGATTTACAGCCAAGCAGCTATGCCTATCACGCTGTGATGGATGCCATGCAAGGATGGGATCCAACATATGGATCGGTGTATTACTACAATCCAGAATTAGCAACAAACACTTGGATTTTCTCAAGACCATCTGTTACAAAGATCGGAAATCATCTTTTTGCGCAGTAAACTGCATTGGGGTGAAGAATTTCAGCTAATGTGGAATTATTGAATTTAATATGTGGATATATGACCACCTAACGTGGAATTATTAAATTTAACGTGGATATATTCAAATTAACGTGGATATAATCGGAAGGGTTCGTTCCGTGTTCGCCCCAGTCGAACACTTCCTACTTTTGTACACTTCAAACGGATTCACACAAACTAAAAAGGTGTGCCTCCAACTCAAGGCACACCTTCCTTACTCATTTATTGAAATGTTTTGCTAACATGGATGAATTCACGGTAACCAGAACGTGTCAGATGATATTGATTATCAAGATAACCGTCTTTCACTAACGATTCAAGCGTTTCTTCGGGGATGATGTCGATCACTTGATCCATACGCTGGTTCAAATCTTCGAGTGACGCATTTTTCAGTGTGATCGGGTTCATCATACGCACGATTCCTTCGATTCTGGAATCTCGTTTTTGAAACAATTGCGGCGTTTTCTTGAACACATTTTGGATGCGATCTTTAAATTGATTCAATTCTTGCTTCGTATTGAAGGTTTCGGTTTCTTTTTCTCTGATTCTTTCGTTGAAGTACTTCATCTCTTCATTGCTTAATTGTGCTCGTGTGAACAGCTCGTTGTAGATTTGCGTTTTATCCATCTCAATCTTGGCAAGCTCTTCTTCTTTAATCCGCTGTGTTTCCCAGATTTCTTCTGAGATTGATTCTTCTTCTGGTTCTTCTACTTCCTCAACCACTTCTTCTAACTCATCCACTTCAGGTTTCTCTACTTTTTCTTCTTCAAAAAGCTCTAGTTGTTCAACAGGTTCAGCTGTTTTTGTTTCCTCTACAGATACGGGTTGCGGCTCAGCAGCGACAACCGTTTTAGACATATGGGACTCAATCATCTTCTCCAGCTTGTTCAATTTGCTAAAATAGATGAGTGATATTGCGATAGCGAAAAGTGAGCAAAATACAGATATAAAATCGGAAAAGCGGAAAACAAATGGTGCAGTTGCGATTTTATAAAAAAGCAATAATGCGAATGCTCCAATGATGATAATCTTTAGCCAGCTTTCACGGTTTTTAATTTCGTCGATCGTGTGAGAATCTTGATTTTTATTTTTGTTTGAAAACATTTGTAATCGTTTCATCGTATTTACCTCTTTCATAGAGATTTTCATGCAGTTTTTTATTTTAACGCAAAATACGAAATGTGGGAAGGAAA is from Fictibacillus sp. b24 and encodes:
- a CDS encoding cell wall hydrolase, which gives rise to MRNYLLSKCLLFFVAASFLFVPANVHAHGLLTNGNQGYEVSALQEKLKKMGFFYGPVTGYFGAITERAVADFQYKTNLSSDGVAGPATFLMLNDIEQMARVVHGEARGESYIGKVAVAAVILNRLDDPAFPNQIGDVIHQTNAFTAVHDGQYDLQPSSYAYHAVMDAMQGWDPTYGSVYYYNPELATNTWIFSRPSVTKIGNHLFAQ